TCGTCTTTCACCCTAAGGCCACATCAGCATGAGCATGTGCAGTAAACTAAAGCGAGGTATAAACACctcagactgtaaaaatgacCACCGCCCACTCTGTCGGCCAATTGACAGAAAAGCAAGCgtccagacacacagacagacaggttttcTCTGTGTCCTGTAGACCTGCGCTCACAGGGAAGACCATTATTCTTCTCAGAGAAAGTAGGTTATCAATCAGTCTGTCAAGAGTCGATGCAAAGCGTTTGCCATTTCCCTCTTGAAAGTGAGGGAAAGACCCACTAAATTCTACTCTGAAACAGACGGGGAGTAACTGAACCTCAAAAGGTAGATTCTCTTTTAAACTAAAAGCTCTGGTCAGTCTCATGCACGACATGCAAAAGCAGACCCATCCACagtcatctttttattttattttaatttgtgcaATATGTCAGTATAGTTTTAAGTGAATGGAGCAATTAAGCAGAACAGGAGTGGTAGCTGTGTCACAGGGTTATTCAtaataaggcaaaaaaaaagtgttggtCTCTGTAAGTTTTGAAAGTTGTTCAGACTCATTAAATTTCTGCAGTGGACTGAAACTGAGTCAAATTTCCTCTTCtaaatttcacatttacaaCTGACAAATTTCTATTTCATccatatttgacatttaataCCTTCTGACTAAAGCCCTTGCATCTAGACTCAACTTAGTCATACATACCATAATACACGCAGACCTGTCAGGGTTTAGCTCTCTGGAAATCTGCACAGACTTTGTAATATACTCGACTCACCGACAGATTCTCCCTCCCCAGAGATGTAAATCTTGTTGCATGTCCATAAAGCTTTTGATCGTAtcaaatttgaatatttatttgCAGCTCTGAAAAAGTTGGTTTTGACTcatccttttgtttttggattAAGGTCTTGTATGCCTCTCCAAAGGCACGTGTAAAGACTAACAAGATTGGAATATCTCACAAAATcccaaaacacttttttttttttgcataggGGGCACGAGACTGTGAATGCCTGTTGTCTCCACTCCTGTTCAACATAGCCTTTGAACCCTTAGCCACGGCACTGGCTAAGCTATCAACATATGCATGACAACCTCGTTTATCTCAGATCATGATGCTTCTATTCCAAAAACTCTGCATGTCATTTCTGAATTTGGAATAATATCTgggtataaaaataaacaaagtaataataataccatGGGAAAACACTAATGCCTACATTACCGAAGGCATCAGGCAACTAACATGATATAGAATATATATGAGGATGGCATGAATTGAGAATAATGAGGTGTGATGGACTTCCCTCTCCACTGGGCTGCTGTGAATCAATCTAAACCATGACAGAGACTATTTATCATGCAATATGCAAATGATATTGCAACAGAtacaggtatttttttttttttgcttgttgcTACAATTGCATAGCTAACAACAGATTTCACCCAGATATTGATTGGATGAGCAAACCTTCAGCCTTAAAATGATTCTCTCCGGAAACAGAAGAATGGATTTCTTTAATGAAGACTCTGTGTAAAAAGCCCATAGGACCCATAATGCACCTCCACTGCTTCTCTCTAATCCCTTAACACACAATGCATACTTCCTTCCAGACTGACACTACTGAACACCACACATTGTTTGACAATCATTGTGTTTGGACTATTTTtcctgttctgttttctttccccTACATTTTCAGCTCTCTGTTCTGGTTCACAGTTCcttgtttccctttttattttgaagttgttccttgtgtgtgtatcttgtcCACTTTTGCTTCCTGTCCAGTCTTCATTGATTGTCTCCCCAGCCctaatgtgattcacctgtgtcttgtttgtctcacctgtgtttgattgacCCTGCCTCATTAGTGTGTTTACTCTCTGTGCTCCCCAGTGACTTTGGTTTGTGTGGTTTGTCTGTTCAGGTCATGTCTCAGTCCCATCTGTTGCTCTGGTTTTTGATGTTCTGGTTTCATGTATTCTCCTtgtatttttgtacttttttgatttattgtttaaCTTTTTGCCTTTTTAGTTCATTCACCTTATTAAAGACTCTTGTTTTGTTAACACTCTgcattagtttttattttttttacaccagtTACACCACACTAAGTTGTATCATCACTCACCATATCAGACAACAAGCCTTTAAATCTCTTTTGAAATAGTGTTGTATTTAACTGACTGTTTAattgtcttttaatttaaaaaaaacaaaaggcaaacgTGTGAATACATACATGATACGACAAATGACATAATGGAGGTGTTGTCTAGATCTGGAGGCCAGACTGTACAACAAGCACTGCTATAATAAAAGCACTAAATAAGCTTATTTTCATTGTTAGCTTTTCTTTGGCTGAGCATGTCTTTCAGGCGATTTAAGaagatgtcattgtttttgtagtcggtctcttttttttcttcttcaattcAACCAAACACATATCTTTGTCAGGAATTTCCCAGTTTTTGGGATCACTAAAatatatctatttatatatctgaatattattttttaagccAATTTGATCAAGAACAAACCTAAAAAGGACGAGGATCAAGAGTCAGATTCTGGTGCAGCACCTACTGATAGTATAACAggtcatatatttatttaccaaCACTGCCGCATTGTGGTGTATCTGAGTACTGCATGTAAAGAGGGCATAGGAACCATTGAAGTGGTCAGCGTTTCCTACCGGAATTCCCTTATGACGGTGTAGTCAGTTTTGACGAAGGCAGTTATTATTTTAGCACCTAATTGAGGCTAAACTTTGAAGGAAATTCTCCCTGAAACGTGACTAAGACGAGCCGGGCTCCTCAACACCGTCGGTGTGTGTGAGGTTCGGTGCTAAAACTTGCTGTTTTCACAGCTAACGCCATCTTGTggattaacttttgtttttactaaCAGCGTTTGGTCAGAGTGAGACCTCGCTTATTCGCCCCTGGTGTGTGAGTGATTACTGATTACTGAACAAATTGGCCTTACTAAGTGAACGTCGGTTATTAGCTGCTAATTTAAAAGGAAACATGCCATGGAGCCGTTAAGATTGAATCCGCATTAAGATGTGGTGATTTTGTTGTTCTCTGTAGGTCACAGAGCATGAGCAAAGAGTCCAGGATGAGGGCAACAGTAAACCAGAAGCTGACCGAGATGGGCGAACGAGAAAGGTGAGAAAAGACACCATAATCAGCTCGGTCAGTGAGGTGGCGCAGGCTAATGGTCCATACTttacagtaacaacaacaacttgttGCGCGTGAACTTCTATACATTTGTATTAGGACATGACAATGTGAGTCAAGTCACATTTTTATAGTACATTTCATACACCGGTAAGCTCAAAAGAGTCACACTCACGGGGGCCACCTTTTCAGatgtgtgtacctaataaagtgattgGTCTTCCACTGCTGTCGCCCGTCTGTTTCCAGCTATTGTTAATGATGTCCTTGCATTTTATTGAAAGACTGAAGGAGATACTGAGAGCTAAGCTCACTGAGTGTGGATGGAAAGACCAGATGAAGGCTCACTGTAAAGGTAACTAGAGCACTATTGTCAACAGCATAGAATATGCTGTTATTATCCTACTAGAGTGAAAGTTTGTAGAAAATGTCTCCTGTGAAATGGTGTGTTTGTAGTTTGATTGTTTCACACATAGCCTGAGTAGCTATGCTTTAACTACTGTTTTGTTGTtcaactgtatgttttttttcttttctttgttttcaaaccTTATGTTTTCACTGTGAACTTAAAACTTTGCAGAAGTGATCAAAGAAAAAGGCCTGGAGCATGTCACCGTGGAGGATCTGATGGTGGAGATCACTCCTAAAGGAAGAGGTAGCTTGGCTTGAAATTCAAAAACATCGATAGTACAACAGATGTAGCATGAAATATTAATGCTGTGGCAGGCAGAATTTTTAGAGAAATAGTTGACTCACTTCCAGGTTGATAACAcctttgtgtttacattttgggATCACGGCTCCTCCTGCCAGATGAGCATtatatagacagacagacagaaacttTATTAATTACATTATTCTGTTAATTTCACTTCTCTAATTGTCATAGAAAATCCTGAGTTGCCATGATATGCTTTgttttcagtaacaaattgagTTAAGAAAATagattgacattttttttttacaattgcaCTTACTGTgtctattttctgtttttgttgcagcCTTGGTACCAGACAGTGTCAAGAAAGAGCTTCTCCATAGAATAAGAGCATTTTTATCTCAGCATGCCACATAAGTTTGATTTTCACAATTTTACCACATATTTTATCAGACCATTTGCCTTTACTGTCATGATGATGGTGTATTTTAATGAATTGATGTAcaagtactgtgcagaagtcgtAGGGCACTACcgactttgttgtttttctgtcagatTCTGTGATCTTTAGCATTAATAAGGGTTCCACTCTAGTTTTAAGAGAGGCATGTCGTGTTATGTTTCAAGTGTAAGGGTTGGTCACGTTAAATAGTGGGCATTCTAACATGgagaggctgttttttttatgaataaatagTTATTGTATAACCGCATGCATGTTTCATGGATGTGTTCCAACAAAGTCAAttaaataattgtactgtataCCACAAatctaagacttttgcacagtactgacAGTCTCTTGGCTATATTTCATGGAGTGTTTGTAACCTGTTGCAGTTGCACCCAAGTTGTACATTcaattgacttttaatgattgtaaaaatgagaataaagttttTTGATTTATTAGACTTGAGTGGACAGAATTTATTTGACAGCATGTGAAGTGCTTGACCTTGTCTAGTACAGAAAAAAGACAGTTGCAGCTGCAGTTCTAGATTCAGATTTTCTTGTTGCTGAAGGCAccattttttattgtgtgtgaaCATTTACGTTTTTTAAGTGTATGGCGTGAACATATACAGACAGGAATTTGCAACTTGTCACTGagtcaaacctgtgtttgtttctttgataTTGTTCCTCTAGCTGAGTTGCATGGGCTTTTATCAACTGGTCTCAGTGTTTTCCACCTGCATGCCACATGTACATAAGGATACAACTGTATGTTGAATGTGTTAgcacagtatcaccacactgTGCAGCTGCACAGGTgagaattgaaaataaatatttgccaTTATTTGATTTGGGTCAAGTCCAATCCAAGCTGCTATTGAAAACCTGGTGTGATGCTTTTGTCCCAGAATAAAACATTGCTCCTGCAGACCATGTTGGGATGGTTAAAagtaaaatgcacaaaaaaacatgatattgtGCAACTTcaggtgaataaaaaaaaaaaaaagccatgacAGGAATTTTGCTTCACTTCATTATGTCCACATGCTAAACCACATCATCTTGTTTTGGCGAACGATCTCTATagtaacacagacacacacaatgccTAATTGGTTATGGATTACTTTTGTCCAGGCCATGAACCCAAAACAACTTGCCCCTTCGGCACGAGTAGCACATTAGTGGGCAGTGAGTGAGTTGGCGCTGGTCACCCACCcaagacagagtgtgtgttttcttagcCGAAGGACCTGCTGTGACATCAGCCCAGGTGACAACATGCTGATATACAGTGCTGCTGTGGAGGCCAGATGTAACGCGCCCCTCCAGCACTGCACACGCGTTCCCTTAATGGCCTACATCAATCCCTATGTTATCAGCAGATCTCTCTCCGGGCCCCAGCATACATAGGAGGTTCTGCACTGCAGCTCACCACAGACCGGCACTGGATAGAGTTACCAGTGATGCAATTTATTATCCTACAGATTTTTATTTACGTTCTCACTCTCTGTTCTCAGCTTTTTTCCATCACTCACGGCCTGAGCTGCCTTGCCCAGGAGCATTACAGTAACCAGATGACGCCCTACATTGTGGTATTAATATAATTTGGTATACTCAATTACTCAGAAGTGGTTCATATAAAGCAGTGCAGAGGCCTAAGATTAAAGGTGTAATTGTTGCAAATCACTCCACAACTGaataattattgattaattagAGACACTTCACCTTCACTCAGTGGACTTCTGTACTCATTTCTGAaccacctttaaaaaaaaagaacatagtCAATAGTGTTGTacagtgttatttattatttagccCACCTTCActgatactgtatatgtgaaaACACCCTCAAGTTCTGCAGTGTAATGCGTGTATTATGACATGAGAAAAAACAATATAGAGAAATATCTTAGTTTGTATCAAGTTCAAACAGTATTAAGCAAATTGTACTTTTTCCAAGATGTGTGCATAGTGGAAGAGTTAGGGCATAGACAGTGTAAGATGTTAGTGTTCGGATTTTGGCCTTTTGTACAGTTCTGTTTTTGgttgtgtgtttcagagctgGGGCGGGGCTTTTAGGTACTTGCATCCGTCCAATCCTCTGCACACCTGCTCTGAATTAGTCAATCAGCTCCAAAGGACACTTAAGTGGCTAAAGACTGGCTCAACCATAACCTTGCTGCCAGATTGTTGTCCAAGATACACTTAGACAACATTGAACCAGATTTGTGCACATATAGTAGTAATAAGCTACATATCTTCCCACCTGATAGTAACTTAATGTTTCCTTCTGATCAAGACAAGAAACAACCCAATGCAATGTCACACATTGGTTTGTGAGCCACTGTTTTAAAGTCTTGACTTCACTTCCTATGCTCTATGTTTACCATACTCATATTCCTACTCCTGTGTTCCTTCAGAGAAGGTTTATGAAAAGACTCATTCTCTTCTGTCACTATACTTGGTGCATCTCAAGTTCTGTGTCATATTTGACAACCTGGCTGTGATCTCTCATTAGTTGTACTCACCTATCCATCTGCTATCCTGGTGACACATGGGGAGAAAGTACAAATAGTACAAAAAAGGCAAATTAAATCCTGTTCTTTGGCTTGAGGTTGTACATCTTGGATGAAGCAGAAAGAGACTTAATTGAGCCTAATAGGCCTGCTTTGGCAATCGCCGCTGCAGCAGCCAATGGCAAGGAAGCACTCTCTGTAGCATCCTGTGAGGCAGCCCCTGAATGAACCATCACAAgttcagcaacaacaaaaggcTAAAACACTCTAGTTCCAGCAAAGTCAATATAAAGCTGTGCCTGAGTGGCACTTAATGGCACAGAGATGGAAAGggcaagtgtgtgagtgtgtatgtgaacaCGGACATTCACCATCTGGGGAATCAGATCATTGCTGTTGATAGCACCTGTGTCAATAGGCAGAGGAGCCAAAAGCGTAGCCCTGTATTCTGAGTCACATAGGTGCACCACAGGCCTCTCTTCAGTGAAATTGGCAACATCCAAAGACTATAAACACCTCACTTACTGTACAGAGAAGTGAAGAAAAGGCAGCGTGGGGTGGAAACAGATGGCAGAAACATGCTCACATCATAAACAAATGTTGAGTAATGATGTTATAGCACATTGCCTTATTTGGGACCACAGTGCACCTGCTTCAAGTGCTTAAGAAGTGTTCATGAAATATTGTATCTCAAGCCACAAGTCACATACATGGGTCGATAAATATCTGCCTGTTTACAGCAGTGTACCTGACAGCTCTAATTTATAGAGCACAGCTATAGGCTTTTATGTGCAATACATATTTCCCTGTCTTTTGTCATAATGGAAAGGGTAAAGGCATTACATAAGCAGACAAAGGGTCAAAGAGTGtgtttcaaagcaaaaaaaaaaaaaaaatgggggccATGTGCTCCTACAAATTCCAAATTCCCAAGACCCAGTGTGCAGTTGGCCCACTTTACTGTCAACATGTGTGAATGCCATGCTCGATAAATTTCTCTTTGAATTCTCTCACTACAATTTATGAGACGTGCAACATGGGGTTGCAACTCTTTTGAAGCCTGCACACTTGCAGTGCTCGATGCGTTTACATTCCCATttcaaggggggaaaaaatccgAAATAGGGAGAAGTTGGCACAAAACACCCTGCAGTTTAAagagtttaaaatgtatttacactCTGTTGTGACTCCTGGGAACTGTTTTCTACACACTAATGAGGTCGAGGAGCAAGTTTCAATCTGTTATTCCTGGCATCATCGCACCAGTCACAGCCATACCACCTTcactccttttttcccccctcgcaGTAGCCCAttgcaaataataaataagaggAAATACATCATCCCCTTTTCAGTCCGAGAGCCAAGAGCGGGTCTGCCAAAGTTAACACAAAATAATCTTAGGTAATGATCAGCAAACGTGTATAAAGTTTCATAGAGCATGACTTCACATAATCCCTGTTTAGATCATTTTGGGCTGGCGCAATCTCAactgtgatgctgctgcagaggaaagccatgccatacacacacacacacacacacacacacacacacacgtgcacacacacagagtgaagctTGTTTGTTTCACGTTGTTTTTATAAGTTGCTGTAATTGATTCGATACAGTGTAACACTGTGGCAGGGATTAGCTACCAGTCATAAATTGAGGAATTTGAGCAGAGGCTTTATTAGAtgctcattcattttttttttttttttttttttttaaatatgtgttatatttTCCAGTAAGTCACACACATCAGTGACTCAGATACCAAACATTTCATCATGGCTCAATTAAATGAAACTATTTGCTCAatgttaaagggaaaaaaaaaattacattttttttttcagtgttctACCTACAGCAGTGTGCAGATGGAAAGCTGGGGGGGTCTCTATGCAACAACACAGAGGAAAGAAGCGAAACACAATCCAGACATTGTTTACCCTGTTTCTGATGTAAAGGCCACTTACTGTCGTGTCCAATCCCTAACCCTTAATTTGCTGCCCTAGCCTTTGAAGTGTGTGCATATTTCTGTTTCCTGACACTacctttcctctccctctcgctctctcctcctccgagCTCTCGCAGTTGATATTGCAACTGGATAGGCCATGTTTCCATGTAGGGGCTCTTTTTAGGCCTGCTTGGATGATAGAAAACACAAGTGGGGAAGGGGAAAAAGAGTGCTGGGTGCACAGATCCACAGAGAGGCCCCAGCTCCGGCCCAGACAACGCTGCAGGGGATTAGAGCACACCCTGGCAGCAGAATGGTTTCACTTAAGAATTTCAGTAATCACTTTTAGGAGTGTAATATATAGCTGACCTTCGGCAGCGCCACACGACCCCCCGCTCCCCCAGCCATTTGATCAAAGGAAGCGGCAGTGGCTGTGCAAACAGGCGCTATCAGTGGACTCCAATGGATTTACTGCCTGCTTCTTCTCTCTTGTCTCCCCTGAGTCGTGTGCTGATACACACAGAAACCAGTTTCATCTTACAGAACCTATTTTTCTCCCACTACTAATTTACGGGCCAGATCATGACTTGGGGGAACTTAAGGTataggaggagggagggagggggcgaGAGGCCTCAAGGAAGGGGAGATAGAGGAGGTGGAAGCAGCTCAGGGCCCTCATCCACTGCCTGCTGACTGGGACCGGTAGAGCGGTTCTCACCGTCATGGGAAAAGCCCAGTAGGTGCTCTCTCCTCAGCTGGAGCAGCCAAACACTGTGGCCTGTGCTCCAGGAACAATAACAGCGGCCAGAAAAGGACAGAGGGCCAGCCCAGTAGGGTTTATATAGTTACCCTAAATCACAGGAGGCTCTGACAAAGAAGTGGGGAGAGAGGATGTGGGTACCATAGCAACTATTAATAACCTAATACATACTGGTGTGAACACAGCCAGGGTGTCTCCAAGTCTCCATCAGGCTGTAGTTTCACGTTTCTTAATTTTTAATCACACTCTGGGTCACACTGACTATAGCAGCTCAAACTGCAGTTTCCACAATGCATTTTTATCTGACTGTTTCATTAATTCACGTGGCAtaattgttattaattattaacgGTTACTGTAATTGCTCACCGGTGAGACATCAGCACATTGATTATGGTGCAAAATACATGAACACATTAACCTTTGTGCTTTTATGAGGAAACATATTTCATCTGGTGATTTGGAAATTTAATtccaaaattaaataattgttCAACTGCAATTTTAAATTCTCTTAAATGTTTCTTGCTAAACTCATTTTCTATTAGATGAATGTGAAAGAAAACCTCACTAAAAGACATCTATGTTTCTATTTCAGCTTGAATGccattttgttaaaaaacaaaaaagaaaagaaaaaagaagctttgCTAAAGATGTAGTTTGCCCAGCAGGGAGTACCATCTTTAGCCAGTTGAGGGTGGTAAAGAACAGATGACGACAGATATCTATACAATGAATATGAAGAGCTACAGTAGGTCATTCAAACCACTGACACAACCTCATTTACATATGTtacatatatttgtatatttatataagtgTCTTTCATGAAAACAATGTACAAGATGTACATTATTTCTTATAAGGAAATCAAAATCACCATAAACACACTTAATTAATAGAACTGAAAGGTTAATAATAAAACTGCCGTAAGCTGTTTGGTTGTCATGTCAGGGAGTGTTTATGCGACTCAGTTGATGACAATCTGTGGTGTGCCATTAAATGACCACAGGAAGTCCTGTGCTTTTATGTGCTTCTTAGACAAGCTTAGGgtaggaagaagaaaaaaaagaaaagaaaactgtgtcCTGATTCAAGCATGCAAAAGCAACTCACCACATGTTCTGTCAGAAACAAGAGGGTAGGACCCCAACAGAAGTAACACAAGTAAAATATGGACTTTTCCCTGCTTTTCATTGGCAAGGCCATCGCAGGTCAGCAAAGGGTTCTCTTTAAGGCTACAACTCGGGGGGGAAAGGTGGGTGTTCTGCCTATTCAAGTGCAAATTTACACTCACCTGAATCTAGTTTGGAAGTTATGTAACCACTGTATTTGACATTTGCGATAAGGAGTAAGTGGAGTtgtggcccccccccccccccccgaaataTTCTGATCATGCATTCGCCTCATCAGCTGATAAGGTTCCTTGTATGAAGAGCAAACAGAAGGCAAAAGTACCCCGCCATAAATTCTCTGTGGCCCATGGCCATGTAAGTCTTTTATGGTGTGACACAGCTACAAGCAGACTGATAAGTCTGATATCTGACTGTCTGCCGTGTGATTACCATAATACATCTGGTCAGGTGTGATGCTAATTGTGTGAGAGTAAGACGTGCTACGTTCTCGCTTGGGTAGGATGAACCCTGCTCAGGCTGTGATGGTGCAATTGCCTTCTTCGTCTTACACCGAGAGCCAGCTCCATCAAAACAGGGAGAATTCTGGGTTCGCGGATAGGCGACTGGCCTCAAAGTTGCATCAAGCCACTTCATTTGCTTAATTTGGACCTCTGATCGTACAGCAGATACATGTGACCAAGTTGGGTTAGCatatgtgtgcatgggtgtgtgaATCAGCTGAGGCTCATGTGGCTGGCCTTGCTCTCTGCGACCCAGCAGGGCTCAGCCACCAGCTGCCTAGCACCCACTACACATTCCTGCTTTATTCCCAGGTTTGCCTCCCTCTGCTGCACCAGTGAGGACAAAATCTATACCAGCTGCAACATCATTAAGTAAATGGGATCCTTGCacaagtttttttctttttctttttcaaggcATTGTTTTGAATGTTAGTCACGTCAGTTGTGAAAAAGGCCTGTGCATGTGCAGGTCAAGAACATATATTATTTCTTGACTGAGGTTGTAGTCGCCTCGCTTATTTTGCAGCCCTGCAAGCAAAGTCATATGCTCATCTGAACACAGTTTCCATCCTATGTGCAGCATTAAAGTCTGTGAAGTTTAGAGAAACCCTTATTCTGCTGCTCAGCCTCATTGTCTGCACACTTATATTTCATGTCAAATTGCTGCTTTTAAAGCACAATGAGTTGCATTATAGAGCCACAGGGGGCAACATAAATCAGatttattatcttttattaGCATTGCACACATGTATTTTTCCTAAAGACTTAGCCCCTggggtttctctctctctctctctctctcacacacacacacacacacacatgtttgcaaaGTTATTCTTAGGATACAGTTTAACAAaaccttatccctaaccttaaacatagccagttaatgcctaaccctaaccttcacctaacaacaattcatacattctGCGCTTCGTTAGCACCAGGGTTTGATTCtcatgaggactactagtcctgTCAAGGTCTGTagttatgccagaaaagatccttaaggaaacaaatacaagtacatacatacacacatgcttacacggctattcttgttaggaccTTGCATTGACAGTCATCTAACCACAACCTTATCCCTCTCCTGAACCATTGGATGTTGTccatgtacagtgccttgagataatgtatgtgatgatttggcgctatacaaataaaactgatttgaattgaattgaaccaTAACACATAAAAGCCTAATGCTAACCTGAACCAAACAATTCACATCATGCCCCTCTTACCATAACCAGGACCATGGAAAtaaggttctgtctcattaggaccaggctttagTCCCATGAGATTGACTACTGGTTctgacagtgtcagtgtttatactaGAAAACATCCCAAAGAGGTTACAAAGAtggacatacacacagacagagagagatattTGCATGCCAAGACCCtgcaaaaaaaagtgtccaCACTCACTATACAAAGCTATCAGACAGCACgctgccagacacacacacccttccCTTCAGACTGCTGTTACAGCACTCCAAGCACAGCTGTCAAAACTCAGGGACTTTCAACACAACAATAGTGAGATAGCGTGGGAGGGTTAAAGAAAAACGGTGGAAGTCGAGCTGACACAACTGAGCAACTCAGATGCTCTTTATGGGGCTTGCACAGCTTGGATCCACATTCTCCAAATCACTtctccttcccccccccccccattccttCCTGTCACTCATGTTCTTCTGTCTAATATCCTCTCTTTCCAGTCGTCTCACTACATCCagacactgtccactgtgttGTCTCACATCAACTCTCATAACAGCTCCGGAAGACCTCCCTCAACCTCACGCCTCGCATGTGAGTCCACACGT
The sequence above is a segment of the Solea solea chromosome 13, fSolSol10.1, whole genome shotgun sequence genome. Coding sequences within it:
- the eny2 gene encoding transcription and mRNA export factor ENY2: MSKESRMRATVNQKLTEMGERERLKEILRAKLTECGWKDQMKAHCKEVIKEKGLEHVTVEDLMVEITPKGRALVPDSVKKELLHRIRAFLSQHAT